A segment of the Thermus islandicus DSM 21543 genome:
TGCTCAGCGATGCTAAAGGACATAACGGGAAGCTTGTCTGGGGTCAGCCCCGCCGCTGCCATCTGCTTGAAGAAGGCCACGTTAGAATCCCCGTTGATCGTGTTAAAAACTACATCGGGGCGCGCGGCTCGGATCTTGTTCACCACACTACTGAAGTCTGTTCCCCCAAGGGGGACATATTCCTCGCCCGAGAGCACCCCCTTGCGAGCTTCAATGTGGCGCTTGAGAATGAGGTTAGCCGTGCGAGGAAAAACATAATCTGAGCCCACCAAGAAGAACTTTTTGTAACCCTTCTCTAGGGCCCAATCCAGAGCGGGGAGAATCTGTTGATTGGGTTGCGCCCCAGTATACATGATGTTTGGGGAACACTCATTGCCCTCAAACTGGACGGGATACCAAAGTAGGTTTCCCAAGCGTTCAAACACGGGTAACATGGCCTTCCGGCTTGCAGAGGTCCACCCGCCGAATACTGTGGCCACCTTGTCCTGCTGGATAAGCTTCTGGGCTTTCTGAGCGAAGGTGGCTGGATCCGAGGCCCCGTCCTCCACCACCGGGAGGAGCTTCCGCCCCAGGACCCCGCCCCGGGCGTTGATCTCCTCGATGGCCAACAAGGTGGCGTTTTTGACGGTTACCTCGCTAATGGCCATCGTGCCGGTAAGGGAGTGGAGTACGCCCACCTTGACCTCGCCTTGGGCGAGGCTCAAGCCCACCAAGCTGACCAGCCCCAGTGCCCCTAGTAACCCCCGGCCTTTGCCCATGCGTTCCTCCTTCCGGATCGGACTTCGGGTCCGACCCTCGGGGAGAGCATAACATTGCATGAGGCAGCTTGTCAAGTAAATGGGAAACATATGGCCAATAGTTACTTAGCAGATAGTAACTGTACGAGCAAAAGTAGACATAGTGTTAACAGTAAAAGGCACAAATCGCCAATGATTCATTGACATGATGTAAGAACTGTGCTACCCTCCAGGAGGAGGGAGTATGCTGCTCAAGGAAGTCATGAACACCAACCTCGTCACGGTCTCACCCACCACGCCCGCCAGCGAGGTCCAGCGGATCATGACCCTACACGAGCTTCGCTATCTTCCTGTAGTGGAAGGGAGGCGCTACGTGGGGTTGATTCCTGAACGATCCCTCCGCTACCGCCTTTGGCCTCTAGCCTCTCCTACCCAGCGCGTGGACCCGCACACCCCCGCATCGGGCCTGATCCAACCCTTTCCCATAGCCCACCCTGAGGACGCGGTGGAAGAAACCGTGCCCCTTATGTGGTTGAGGCGGGTGGGGGCTGTCCCCGTGGTAGATGGAGAGACCCTGGTAGGTTTGGTTACCTTTTACGACCTTGTCAAGGCTCTATGGCCTCTTCTTACCTATCCCCATCCCGCAAGCCGCATAGAATTGCTTGCGCCTCGGGAAAACCAAATTCTCTCAGAGCTCGCGCACGCCCTCAAGGAAACCCAGCTACCCCTCCAGGGCCTTTTGCTCTTTCCCGAGGCCGGCCAGCTGGGCTTACGGGGCACCCTTTGGGTCAACGGCCTCGACACCCTACCTTTGGTGGCCATGCTCCGGGCAAAGGGGTTTTCGGTTCTCTGGCCCCACCGCTAACCTTCGGCGGTGGGTTCCTTGCTGTTTCCGCCAGCCGGTAGCCGCAGTTCCTCCACCAGGCGGGCCAGCCGGTTAATGCCCTCGTTGAGCTCTTCCAGAAGCAGGAGGAGGTCCAGGTGGGTGAGGGTGGAGGCCTTGCTCTCTTCCCGTTGCCGCAGGCGCCTCAGATGGGCCTGGCGTGAGGCCTCCAACTGAGCCAGGAGGGCTGGGGACTCCTCCTTCACTTCCTGGGCCAAGGCCCCATCGCCTGTGGCCAGGGCGGTGAGGGCCTTTTCCAGGCGCCTTAGGGTGTTTTCCGTAAGCTGGGCCAGCTCCTCCCTTCCTTCCAGGCTAAAGGTCAGGCCCTGGGCCCAAAGCCTTTCTGCTTTGCGCAAGGTCCGCTTGGCGAGGTCGGCCAGGTGTTCCAGCTCGCTGGCGGCCTTGAGGAGGGGGAGGGCCAAGGCATCCTGGGGGAGCTGGGCTACGTAGACCAGCACCTCCCGGCTTAGGCGATCCACCTTTTCCTCCAGGGGGGCGAGGTCGGCTTCCCGCCCCTGTTCCTGGCTCAGGGCCCGCCAGGCGCCTTCCAGCATGGCTCGGGCGGCGTCCCCGATGCGGGCGATCTCCCTTAGGGCGAGGCCCCGGGCCAGGAGGGGGTCCTCTAGGGCCTCGGGGCGGAGGTACTTGGGGGCCAGGGGTTTGGGGAGGGGTACCAGCTGGGCTATCAGGCGATGGAGGAGGGGAAAGGCGAGGGGGAAGCTGAGGAGGGCCAGGGCGTGGTACCCCACATGGGCCCAGAAGACCCCCGGGCTTGGGACGGAGAGGAGGGGGAGGGCCAAGGCAAGGCGGTGGAGGA
Coding sequences within it:
- the urtA gene encoding urea ABC transporter substrate-binding protein gives rise to the protein MGKGRGLLGALGLVSLVGLSLAQGEVKVGVLHSLTGTMAISEVTVKNATLLAIEEINARGGVLGRKLLPVVEDGASDPATFAQKAQKLIQQDKVATVFGGWTSASRKAMLPVFERLGNLLWYPVQFEGNECSPNIMYTGAQPNQQILPALDWALEKGYKKFFLVGSDYVFPRTANLILKRHIEARKGVLSGEEYVPLGGTDFSSVVNKIRAARPDVVFNTINGDSNVAFFKQMAAAGLTPDKLPVMSFSIAEQEAKAIGPSLLKGSYAAWNYFMSLETPENRTFVKAYQTKYGPNELITDPMAHGYANVYLWKAAVEKAQSFDPNAVRKAAVLMGWVSTPLGRVRFAENQSLYQAVYIGELQGNAQFKILWSTKEPVKPEPYDPLAFPGKTCKLH
- a CDS encoding CBS domain-containing protein codes for the protein MLLKEVMNTNLVTVSPTTPASEVQRIMTLHELRYLPVVEGRRYVGLIPERSLRYRLWPLASPTQRVDPHTPASGLIQPFPIAHPEDAVEETVPLMWLRRVGAVPVVDGETLVGLVTFYDLVKALWPLLTYPHPASRIELLAPRENQILSELAHALKETQLPLQGLLLFPEAGQLGLRGTLWVNGLDTLPLVAMLRAKGFSVLWPHR
- a CDS encoding Na/Pi cotransporter family protein, which gives rise to MEVLGVLALLYLGTSLLTEGAAGLVGPKGRRLLSRFRGFPLGLAALLLGLASGSGTGLSLLGRGLLQAGVLPLYEAALLALGGTLGATAVVAVAGLGNQALAFGALSLALLWEGVARGRSPGVNRLLFGLGLVFLGLEFSQEAALSVEPWLSSFPPWLLFLTGFLLGYGLGSANLVALLALGLSRQGVDPQGALALVLGGGVGCTGPLLLRPTPEGLRLGLLLLLHRLALALPLLSVPSPGVFWAHVGYHALALLSFPLAFPLLHRLIAQLVPLPKPLAPKYLRPEALEDPLLARGLALREIARIGDAARAMLEGAWRALSQEQGREADLAPLEEKVDRLSREVLVYVAQLPQDALALPLLKAASELEHLADLAKRTLRKAERLWAQGLTFSLEGREELAQLTENTLRRLEKALTALATGDGALAQEVKEESPALLAQLEASRQAHLRRLRQREESKASTLTHLDLLLLLEELNEGINRLARLVEELRLPAGGNSKEPTAEG